The Bombus fervidus isolate BK054 chromosome 1, iyBomFerv1, whole genome shotgun sequence genome includes a window with the following:
- the LOC139987154 gene encoding uncharacterized protein produces MFVCVRRRQTPHEQYVVDNELKSRQNPRLRFQYTRNSSCGDTAACESLRAELKMFHARDILPMLICTMCLISYCASCSPDIGQPLDLSQFAGDWYFAAGTPINVSLSRCGRFLVRQTSPNAFTVKFTALSYKNDIPIVFKIDGDVNGNDIVATWQLQGSKKRLGPFRHVIAFVKYDTVLGMLVCYESTHHQGYKFVMIWSRERSLPLPILKELRSKMGAYINQGRIRMVDHGDC; encoded by the exons ATGTTTGTATGCGTTCGACGTCGACAAACCCCCCATGAGCAATACGTTGTAGATAACGAACTGAAATCCCGTCAGAATCCGCGTTTACGGTTTCAATATACTCGAAACAGTTCGTGTGGAGACACAGCCGCGTGTGAATCCCTTCGAGCCGAATTGAAAATGTTCCACGCCCGTGATATACTTCCGATGCTGATTTGCACGATGTGTTTGATATCCTATTGTGCGTCCTGCTCCCCGGATATTGGACAGCCGCTGGACTTGAGTCAG TTTGCAGGAGATTGGTATTTCGCTGCTGGCACGCCGATAAATGTAAGCCTAAGTAGATGCGGACGGTTCCTGGTCAGGCAGACGTCGCCCAACGCGTTTACGGTGAAATTCACTGCGCTGAGTTATAAGAACGATATTCCTATCGTTTTTAAGATCGATGGAGACGTCAATGGGAATGATATCGTTGCAACCTGGCAGCTTCAAGGATCGAAAAAGAGATtag GGCCTTTTCGTCACGTAATAGCCTTCGTAAAGTACGATACAGTTCTTGGGATGCTGGTCTGTTACGAGTCGACACATCACCAGGGATACAAGTTCGTCATGATTTGGTCCCGGGAGAGAAGCCTGCCTTTGCCGATCTTGAAGGAGCTCAGGTCCAAAATGGGAGCATACATTAATCAAGGCAGAATTCGGATGGTAGATCACGGAGACTGTTAA